The following coding sequences are from one Paenibacillus sp. FSL R5-0912 window:
- a CDS encoding sigma-70 family RNA polymerase sigma factor: protein MKVESPSAESLGMEELYQHYKGYAFSIAYRMLGVVADAEDAVQDTFAELQRRDRSGIQNIKAYVAKGVTNRCLNMLNSARSRRETYIGEWLPEPVSTGYDGPEAEAERKDSLSYAFLVLLERLAPTERAVFVLREAFQYDYEEIAGMVGKTESNCRQIFSRAKRTLQAERAATSPSPSPGYGAVKENLLRSFTAAFTSYDVGSMLKLLGEHPVLVADGGGQEVHTILRPMTGRKGVLALLTSRRVMHYLREWEQHYGIVNGEPGLIFTHQGEIKGVICLIPDRSGEQIQNIYLMMDPAKMSHITVHPVTPRS from the coding sequence ATGAAGGTTGAGAGTCCGTCTGCGGAGAGTTTAGGTATGGAGGAGCTGTATCAGCACTATAAAGGCTATGCATTCTCCATTGCCTACCGGATGTTAGGTGTGGTTGCGGATGCGGAGGATGCTGTTCAGGATACATTCGCAGAGCTTCAGCGCCGGGACCGGAGCGGAATTCAGAATATCAAAGCCTATGTGGCCAAAGGCGTCACCAACCGTTGCCTGAATATGCTGAATTCTGCGCGCAGCCGGAGAGAGACCTATATCGGAGAGTGGCTGCCGGAGCCGGTCAGCACAGGGTATGATGGTCCGGAAGCGGAGGCAGAGCGGAAGGATAGCCTATCGTATGCTTTTCTGGTGCTGCTGGAACGTCTGGCGCCAACGGAGCGGGCCGTATTTGTACTGCGTGAGGCATTCCAGTACGACTACGAGGAAATTGCCGGGATGGTTGGCAAGACGGAGAGCAACTGCCGGCAAATCTTCAGCCGGGCGAAGCGCACACTGCAGGCGGAGCGTGCGGCTACATCGCCTTCCCCTTCTCCCGGTTACGGAGCCGTCAAAGAGAATCTGCTGCGGAGCTTCACTGCCGCGTTCACCTCTTATGATGTCGGCAGCATGCTGAAGCTGCTGGGGGAACATCCTGTGCTGGTTGCTGACGGTGGCGGACAGGAAGTGCATACGATTCTCCGGCCGATGACCGGCCGCAAAGGCGTGCTGGCGCTGCTGACCTCACGCAGGGTGATGCATTATCTCCGGGAATGGGAGCAGCACTATGGAATAGTCAATGGCGAGCCTGGCCTGATCTTCACCCATCAGGGTGAGATCAAAGGAGTGATCTGTCTGATTCCCGACCGGAGCGGCGAGCAGATCCAGAACATCTACCTAATGATGGACCCGGCCAAAATGAGCCATATTACAGTTCATCCGGTGACGCCGCGGAGTTAA
- a CDS encoding carboxymuconolactone decarboxylase family protein has translation MSLRMNYREVNAPAFRAMMTLEQHAGSRSKDKVLYELVKIRVSQINGCAFCLDMHAKDLMKLGNYADHILLLSVWREAPIFTDKERVLLEFAEHVTLISQAGVPQELYLKVLEHFSEEEMVDWIMAINTINSWNRIAITTGMFPGCIS, from the coding sequence ATGAGTCTGAGAATGAATTATCGTGAGGTTAACGCGCCGGCTTTCCGGGCAATGATGACACTGGAGCAGCATGCAGGAAGCCGCAGCAAGGATAAGGTACTGTATGAGCTGGTCAAAATACGTGTCTCCCAAATCAACGGCTGTGCGTTCTGTCTGGATATGCATGCCAAGGATCTGATGAAGCTGGGCAACTATGCTGATCATATTCTGCTGCTGAGTGTCTGGCGTGAAGCGCCGATATTCACTGATAAAGAACGGGTGCTGCTGGAATTCGCCGAGCATGTAACCCTGATTAGCCAGGCAGGTGTTCCGCAGGAGCTGTATCTCAAGGTACTGGAGCATTTCAGCGAAGAGGAAATGGTTGACTGGATTATGGCGATCAATACGATCAATAGCTGGAACCGGATTGCAATTACCACGGGGATGTTCCCCGGATGTATCAGCTGA